One Candidatus Cloacimonadota bacterium DNA window includes the following coding sequences:
- the thyX gene encoding FAD-dependent thymidylate synthase: MKLIVAGYNIDAGLIRGIKKDNASPEVITAAYARISRSSKNVDTLRKEALSEIDKARSSNENIVYEMGHSSIAEHAVFNLDIIDVSRLLTELIQRSRIASFTEKSQRYVTFSKDYLVPRELSRRTNIKQQYKKLMDALFTEYETSFKLLDDMYRKQNPKLKSRDRECLAKEDARYILPLATKTQMGMTINARSLEHLLRRLAIHPLHEAQELKDMIYRKVKPICPSLIRHTEPDGYRGNIDLNSVGFSSFLQQELPWLALIDMENKAKLLSSPKNIDDSVLAALIYQQSELGWQENLETLARLPRLAKEQLWQQAFKGMRSWHKVPRAFEVAEFEFELTMSESCWAQFKRHRQCTILKKNSNTGNFVIPSAIIESGRSDIWEELHRETVTFGDSIPTSIATIKDYLKLNGSLCKIYAKMNLRELYHFVRLRSDKHAQWEIRQVSDTICNIITTHAPNAARMLCGKSSFKQIC; this comes from the coding sequence ATGAAACTGATTGTTGCGGGATACAATATTGATGCCGGTTTGATAAGAGGCATTAAGAAAGATAATGCCAGTCCGGAAGTTATTACTGCTGCTTATGCCCGAATTTCCAGGAGCAGTAAAAACGTAGATACTTTACGTAAGGAAGCTCTTTCTGAAATTGACAAAGCTCGAAGTTCGAACGAGAATATCGTTTATGAAATGGGACATTCTTCCATAGCTGAACACGCAGTGTTTAATCTGGATATCATCGACGTTTCAAGGTTGCTTACCGAGCTTATTCAACGTAGCAGAATTGCCTCTTTCACCGAAAAATCTCAGCGTTATGTAACTTTTTCCAAAGATTACCTTGTCCCTCGTGAGCTTTCTCGGCGAACAAATATTAAACAGCAATACAAAAAATTGATGGATGCTCTCTTTACTGAGTACGAGACCTCGTTCAAACTGCTTGATGATATGTATCGGAAACAAAATCCTAAGCTAAAATCCAGAGATCGCGAATGCCTAGCCAAAGAAGATGCCCGGTATATTTTGCCTTTAGCCACCAAAACCCAGATGGGCATGACCATAAATGCCCGCAGTTTAGAACACCTTCTGCGCAGATTGGCAATTCATCCATTGCACGAAGCTCAAGAGCTAAAAGATATGATATATAGAAAGGTAAAACCTATATGCCCTTCTTTAATTCGCCATACTGAGCCCGATGGTTACCGCGGTAATATAGATTTAAACAGCGTAGGATTTAGCAGTTTCTTGCAGCAGGAATTGCCTTGGCTGGCCTTGATTGATATGGAGAACAAAGCCAAACTTTTATCTAGCCCAAAGAATATCGACGACTCCGTTTTGGCGGCTTTAATCTACCAACAAAGTGAACTTGGCTGGCAAGAAAACCTTGAGACCCTTGCCCGCCTGCCCCGTTTAGCTAAAGAACAACTTTGGCAACAAGCTTTTAAGGGCATGAGAAGTTGGCATAAAGTTCCCAGAGCTTTTGAGGTAGCAGAGTTTGAATTTGAACTTACCATGAGTGAATCTTGCTGGGCTCAGTTTAAACGCCACAGACAGTGTACCATTCTTAAAAAGAACAGCAATACTGGTAATTTTGTTATCCCTAGCGCCATTATTGAAAGTGGAAGATCAGATATTTGGGAAGAGCTTCACAGAGAAACGGTTACTTTTGGTGATAGCATCCCCACATCTATTGCCACAATAAAGGATTACCTTAAACTTAATGGTTCCTTATGTAAGATATACGCCAAGATGAATTTACGTGAACTCTACCATTTCGTC